Proteins from one Erysipelothrix larvae genomic window:
- a CDS encoding ATP-binding cassette domain-containing protein, which yields MKKLLFKNKFEFAKYITGAVIAMFANLAVTLALAQGFNMLTATTPQEMIWVALTTLGLFLFVPLSFLISRWLRIGFMRDILVDVRTASFERIMNLDIQAYRSQPKEQYLSNMVSDLNLFEKDYFLSLINIISSGGTFVIGAVILWVAVNPLMSISTILVAMVLYGISRLFEKPVRAAQENNQHANVDYNLELSNVLNGLEVMKLYHVEDTFKMIAKSIIETVESLKNRYQRLNGFQNGLTEGIGSSYQIVMLVYAAYLWTIGDINMGSMVLVFNLSGQMVWGFINMTSFINRYKAAIDVYNRITKKTSEAVVEGESIDAFNGLVVENLRYAYGDHEVFNHLEFTIEPQSKVLIYGPSGIGKTTLLNCLTQTLTDYQGSIHVNQNELQSVNHCDYLKVSGYVRQQHFMFEDSIKNNIVLNQPYDEKRLEKVLKDVDLWRWIETLDEGVDHVLIQNGNNVSGGQKQRLSIARELYRECDILFIDEPSASLDDETSRHIYETIAKLDRSVVCVSHRHLDYLKTQFETIIDLKGSAV from the coding sequence ATGAAAAAACTATTGTTTAAAAATAAATTTGAGTTTGCGAAGTATATCACGGGTGCAGTCATTGCAATGTTTGCAAACTTAGCAGTGACACTCGCATTGGCACAAGGATTCAACATGCTCACTGCAACAACACCACAGGAAATGATTTGGGTAGCACTCACAACATTAGGACTGTTCTTATTTGTCCCACTTTCGTTTTTGATATCCCGTTGGTTACGGATTGGGTTTATGAGAGATATATTGGTGGATGTGCGCACTGCATCATTTGAACGTATCATGAACTTAGATATCCAAGCATATCGAAGTCAACCAAAAGAACAGTACTTATCAAATATGGTATCAGACTTGAACCTCTTTGAAAAAGATTACTTTTTGTCTCTGATAAATATTATCAGTTCGGGTGGAACTTTCGTGATTGGTGCTGTGATATTATGGGTTGCTGTTAATCCTTTGATGTCAATTTCAACAATTCTAGTGGCGATGGTACTATATGGCATATCGAGACTCTTTGAAAAACCGGTAAGAGCTGCACAAGAAAATAATCAACATGCGAACGTTGATTATAACCTAGAGTTATCCAACGTATTGAATGGACTTGAAGTCATGAAATTATACCATGTGGAAGATACATTTAAGATGATCGCGAAGTCAATCATTGAAACCGTTGAGTCACTTAAAAATCGCTATCAACGTTTGAATGGATTTCAAAATGGATTGACCGAAGGGATCGGTTCATCGTATCAAATCGTCATGCTTGTGTATGCGGCATACTTGTGGACAATTGGTGATATAAACATGGGATCAATGGTATTGGTTTTCAACTTATCGGGGCAAATGGTATGGGGGTTTATTAACATGACCTCATTTATCAACCGGTATAAAGCAGCAATCGATGTATACAATCGTATTACTAAAAAAACAAGTGAAGCGGTTGTTGAAGGTGAAAGCATTGACGCGTTTAACGGGCTGGTAGTGGAAAACTTAAGGTATGCTTATGGTGATCATGAAGTGTTTAATCATCTAGAGTTTACCATTGAGCCACAATCCAAAGTGTTGATATATGGTCCTTCTGGGATTGGGAAAACAACGTTGTTGAATTGTCTCACACAAACGCTCACTGACTATCAGGGATCAATACATGTGAATCAAAATGAGCTTCAGTCAGTAAATCATTGTGATTATTTGAAAGTCAGTGGGTATGTAAGACAACAACACTTTATGTTTGAAGATTCTATCAAAAATAACATTGTATTAAATCAACCGTATGATGAAAAACGCCTTGAGAAAGTACTCAAAGATGTAGATCTTTGGCGTTGGATTGAGACATTGGATGAAGGCGTTGACCATGTATTAATTCAAAATGGGAACAATGTATCGGGTGGTCAAAAACAAAGGCTATCAATTGCACGAGAACTCTACCGTGAGTGCGACATTCTGTTTATCGATGAACCATCTGCAAGTCTAGATGATGAAACATCCCGCCATATCTATGAAACGATTGCGAAGCTTGATCGAAGTGTTGTCTGTGTATCACACCGACACCTGGATTACTTGAAAACACAATTTGAAACAATTATTGACTTGAAAGGAAGTGCAGTATGA
- a CDS encoding ABC transporter ATP-binding protein — MVENVIQIKGVSKGYGKVQVLSDINLTLSRGKIVGLCGPNGAGKTTLIKILVGLLRDYSGNILIADQKIGPHSKGIISYLPDVDTFDSKITGKRVLSLYTDMYKDFDAQRFIELMERLQLTMDMELRKMSKGMREKFQLALCLARRSEVYILDEPIAGVDPAARDSIIQTVLSNYSEDSLLIISTHLIQDIENVLDEVIFLKDGTVFLHENCDDLRLEKGMSVDALFREVFKW; from the coding sequence ATGGTTGAGAATGTTATTCAAATAAAGGGAGTGTCAAAAGGATACGGCAAGGTGCAAGTCCTAAGCGATATCAATTTGACACTCTCTCGAGGAAAAATTGTTGGTTTATGCGGACCAAATGGTGCGGGTAAAACGACATTGATTAAGATTTTAGTAGGGTTATTAAGGGATTATTCAGGGAACATTTTGATTGCAGATCAAAAAATTGGTCCCCATTCAAAAGGTATTATCTCTTACTTACCGGATGTGGATACGTTTGATAGTAAGATTACCGGAAAACGTGTGTTATCTTTATACACTGATATGTATAAAGACTTCGATGCACAACGGTTTATTGAACTTATGGAACGACTCCAATTAACGATGGATATGGAATTGCGTAAGATGTCTAAGGGAATGCGCGAGAAATTTCAACTCGCATTATGCCTAGCACGTCGATCAGAAGTCTATATTCTTGATGAACCAATTGCAGGGGTCGACCCAGCTGCGCGGGATTCAATTATTCAAACAGTTTTATCAAACTATAGCGAAGATTCACTTTTGATTATCTCAACGCACTTAATTCAAGACATTGAAAATGTGCTCGATGAAGTCATATTCTTAAAGGATGGTACAGTGTTTTTGCATGAAAACTGCGATGATTTACGCTTAGAAAAAGGCATGTCAGTAGATGCGCTATTCAGAGAGGTGTTCAAATGGTAA
- a CDS encoding ABC transporter ATP-binding protein: MANITLKNVHKKYDGNPRYSVTDFNLEIHDSEFVVFVGPSGCGKSTTLRMIAGLEDITSGEISIGDRVVNDVEPKDRDIAMVFQNYALYPHMTVYDNMAFGLKLRKVPKPEIDRLVNDAADILGLKTYLKRKPSALSGGERQRVALGRAIVRNAQVFLMDEPLSNLDAKLRVAMRAEIAKLHQRLGTTTIYVTHDQTEAMTMADRIVIMKDGFIQQIGSPKEVYNNPENVFVAGFIGSPAMNFFKVTYKDGKIFDNDGFALNVPEGKAKLLNDKGYNGKEVVFGIRPEDIHADLLVLSAQPESVLKSKVVVSELLGAEVMLYAQIGSHEFISKVGVQDVYTPGTDVELSFNVNKAHFFDIETENVIR, from the coding sequence ATGGCGAATATAACACTAAAAAATGTACATAAAAAATATGACGGAAATCCACGTTACTCAGTAACTGATTTTAACCTCGAAATTCACGATTCAGAGTTTGTTGTTTTTGTAGGACCATCAGGTTGTGGTAAATCAACAACACTCCGTATGATTGCTGGACTTGAAGACATTACATCTGGAGAAATTTCCATTGGCGATCGCGTTGTAAATGACGTTGAACCTAAAGATCGTGATATTGCGATGGTTTTCCAAAACTACGCGCTTTATCCACATATGACGGTTTATGATAATATGGCATTTGGTTTGAAACTACGTAAAGTACCAAAACCTGAAATTGATCGTTTAGTAAATGATGCAGCGGATATCCTCGGATTGAAAACATACCTAAAACGTAAACCTTCAGCATTATCTGGTGGGGAGCGTCAACGTGTTGCGTTAGGACGTGCGATTGTTCGTAATGCACAAGTATTCCTCATGGATGAGCCATTGTCAAACCTTGATGCGAAACTCCGTGTTGCAATGCGTGCCGAAATTGCGAAACTGCACCAACGTCTTGGAACAACAACAATCTATGTTACCCATGACCAAACTGAAGCGATGACAATGGCAGATCGTATTGTTATTATGAAAGATGGATTCATTCAACAAATCGGTTCTCCAAAAGAAGTGTACAACAATCCTGAGAATGTATTTGTTGCAGGATTCATAGGGTCACCTGCGATGAACTTCTTCAAAGTGACATATAAAGATGGAAAAATCTTCGATAATGATGGATTTGCACTTAACGTACCTGAAGGTAAAGCTAAATTGCTTAACGATAAAGGATACAATGGCAAAGAAGTAGTCTTTGGAATTCGTCCAGAAGATATTCATGCAGATCTCTTAGTATTATCAGCTCAACCAGAATCTGTCTTAAAATCAAAAGTTGTTGTGTCTGAATTGTTGGGTGCTGAAGTAATGCTTTATGCACAAATTGGAAGTCATGAGTTTATTTCTAAGGTTGGTGTACAAGATGTATATACACCAGGAACGGATGTTGAATTGAGCTTTAATGTTAATAAAGCACATTTCTTTGATATTGAAACAGAAAATGTAATTCGATAA
- a CDS encoding TraB/GumN family protein encodes MNTLNYNDKTITFVSTAHVSKDSVDEVKHVIETLQPDTVCVELDYGRAQGLTNPKASKPLDIREVIKSKKFGLFITNLILSSYQKQIADDLGSEVGGEMKQAILSGKEINASIQYIDRNVQTTFKRLWNSMGLWKKTQVATALIMSLFASDDEIDAQEIENLKSSDLLYKSIEELDDKYPEISQVILHERNYFMAEKIKKLSGTNIVVVLGAAHTDGVIKALNESHDLTKLNHVPEEKKNNWMQWILPVFFVVMLVLLTLDNPEVGFQQLLLWIGISSGLAVIGALISRAHPLTILVTACTTWLSILSPVLAVGMFAGLTEAYMRPPLETEFNTMTTDAKSLKGWYGNRILRIALVFILTSIFASIGTFVSGANIISQFFR; translated from the coding sequence ATGAACACACTGAACTATAACGATAAAACCATAACCTTTGTCTCGACTGCCCATGTATCAAAAGATAGCGTCGACGAAGTAAAACATGTCATTGAAACCCTGCAACCAGATACTGTCTGTGTTGAACTTGATTATGGCCGAGCTCAAGGACTTACAAACCCTAAGGCATCAAAACCCTTGGATATTCGTGAAGTAATCAAATCCAAAAAATTTGGACTTTTTATCACAAATCTGATTCTGTCATCCTATCAAAAACAAATCGCTGATGACTTAGGATCAGAAGTTGGTGGTGAAATGAAACAAGCCATATTATCCGGTAAGGAAATCAATGCCTCCATTCAGTACATTGACCGTAATGTTCAAACAACGTTCAAACGACTTTGGAATTCAATGGGATTGTGGAAAAAGACTCAAGTTGCAACTGCTCTTATTATGTCTTTATTTGCAAGTGATGACGAGATTGACGCGCAGGAAATTGAGAATCTCAAATCCAGCGATTTATTATATAAATCAATTGAGGAACTTGATGATAAATACCCAGAAATAAGTCAAGTTATCTTACATGAACGCAATTACTTTATGGCTGAAAAAATCAAGAAACTATCGGGAACAAATATAGTGGTTGTACTTGGAGCTGCTCATACAGATGGTGTGATTAAAGCACTCAATGAATCACACGATCTCACAAAACTCAATCATGTTCCAGAAGAAAAGAAGAACAATTGGATGCAATGGATCCTTCCCGTCTTCTTTGTAGTAATGCTTGTACTTTTGACGCTTGATAATCCTGAAGTTGGCTTCCAACAACTCCTCCTATGGATTGGAATAAGTTCTGGTCTTGCGGTAATTGGTGCATTGATTTCACGCGCACACCCACTTACCATTCTTGTCACGGCATGTACAACCTGGTTGAGCATCTTATCACCAGTCCTTGCAGTTGGTATGTTTGCAGGGCTCACAGAAGCCTATATGAGACCCCCACTTGAAACAGAATTTAACACGATGACAACGGATGCGAAATCTTTAAAAGGTTGGTATGGTAACCGTATCCTTCGTATTGCTTTAGTCTTTATTCTTACTTCAATCTTTGCTTCCATCGGCACATTTGTGAGTGGTGCAAATATCATCAGCCAATTTTTCAGATAA
- a CDS encoding ATP-binding cassette domain-containing protein — MKSVRFGDKKQLTYLVLALTIGALIQGWVTFLLGDIVDYGYAGNLDGMLSLIPQFLIVVVLNFGNSMVQLSVKTNYIKQSMMLLKNTYIDKLMQKDITQLQKEFTPIYRSQLTQDMDRYEGKFFDQISMLVLLMSNALVSLYILFTVNVWVGVGSTALMLVFGAISARSGKPLQKSETKKTESLNNYTSFVEESLEGFEVIKQHQLETSRKKMFFDYASKVQEDNYNLDVKSTYIDALNQTLQMIVFFIAICGGLWFANQAGATIGAVIMVIMAFSNIVWPMQQIVPTLTQMMSIQDVIRTFDERLKNEVVNRPETVESYESFDFIDTDLGYDTPILHDVNIELGHDDKVLIVGPSGAGKSTILKTMRQSIKPLIGEVLMNDMGIYEIDAMSYYKNFATVDQVGYIFNGTLKENVTLHQAISDDKIHEALKQVRLDDLDLNMELINNGANLSGGQRARLLSARALCLDCSIIVCDEIFAALDGYVAQEIEHDLLKLDQAIVNVSHIYFEENLDLYDAIYRVDNGQVKRVTDTQTLVDSMLKAA, encoded by the coding sequence ATGAAAAGCGTACGATTTGGTGATAAAAAACAACTGACGTATTTAGTTTTAGCCCTTACTATAGGTGCATTAATCCAAGGATGGGTGACCTTTCTTTTAGGTGATATCGTTGATTATGGGTATGCAGGAAACTTGGATGGTATGCTATCACTCATCCCTCAGTTTTTAATTGTTGTAGTTTTAAATTTTGGAAACAGTATGGTCCAATTAAGTGTAAAAACAAATTATATTAAGCAAAGCATGATGCTACTTAAGAATACGTATATTGATAAATTGATGCAAAAGGATATTACACAACTCCAAAAAGAGTTTACTCCAATTTATCGCTCACAATTAACACAAGATATGGATCGTTACGAAGGTAAGTTCTTTGATCAAATATCGATGTTGGTATTATTGATGAGTAATGCCCTTGTATCTTTATACATTCTATTTACCGTGAATGTATGGGTTGGTGTTGGTTCAACCGCACTGATGCTGGTCTTTGGTGCAATCTCAGCGCGTAGTGGAAAACCACTTCAAAAGAGTGAAACAAAGAAAACAGAATCCTTGAACAATTATACATCGTTTGTGGAAGAGAGTTTGGAAGGGTTTGAAGTTATTAAGCAACACCAATTGGAAACGTCCCGTAAAAAGATGTTCTTTGATTATGCTTCTAAAGTTCAAGAAGATAATTATAATCTTGATGTAAAATCAACGTATATTGATGCATTAAATCAAACACTTCAAATGATTGTATTTTTTATCGCAATTTGTGGTGGATTATGGTTTGCGAATCAAGCAGGTGCAACGATTGGTGCGGTCATTATGGTGATTATGGCGTTCTCAAATATTGTGTGGCCGATGCAACAAATCGTCCCAACCCTTACGCAAATGATGTCGATTCAAGATGTAATTCGTACCTTTGATGAGCGTTTAAAAAATGAAGTTGTAAATCGTCCTGAGACTGTAGAATCGTATGAATCCTTTGACTTCATCGACACTGATTTGGGGTATGATACACCAATCTTACACGATGTTAATATAGAACTTGGACACGATGATAAAGTCCTAATTGTGGGTCCTTCAGGAGCAGGTAAGAGTACGATTTTGAAAACAATGCGTCAATCCATCAAGCCATTGATTGGAGAAGTATTGATGAATGATATGGGCATCTACGAGATTGATGCCATGAGTTATTATAAGAACTTTGCAACGGTTGACCAAGTAGGGTATATATTTAATGGAACGTTGAAAGAAAATGTTACACTACATCAAGCCATATCGGATGATAAAATTCATGAAGCACTCAAACAAGTACGCTTAGATGATTTAGACCTAAATATGGAACTCATTAATAATGGCGCAAATTTAAGTGGTGGGCAGCGCGCCCGATTGTTGAGTGCACGTGCATTGTGTTTGGACTGTTCCATCATTGTCTGCGATGAAATATTTGCAGCCTTAGATGGGTATGTTGCTCAAGAAATTGAACATGATCTTCTTAAACTGGATCAAGCAATTGTAAATGTCAGTCATATATACTTTGAAGAAAACCTTGACTTGTATGATGCCATCTACCGTGTAGACAATGGACAGGTTAAACGGGTTACAGACACACAAACCCTTGTTGATAGTATGCTTAAAGCAGCTTAA
- a CDS encoding DnaJ domain-containing protein — MSQKDYYKTLGVARDATQDQIKKAYRKMAQKYHPDVNKAPEAEAIMKEVNVAYDVLSDPNKKAQYDQFGSSGPNYGGYQQRPGGNGQQYTGGYSSFEDLFAEMLRQQQARQYQQTQYRRTTNQRPTTLGGLIFRMLYAMFVLQIILNILSFFFRLI, encoded by the coding sequence ATGTCACAAAAAGATTATTATAAGACATTAGGTGTTGCAAGAGATGCAACACAGGATCAGATAAAAAAGGCATATCGAAAAATGGCACAAAAGTACCATCCAGATGTCAATAAAGCACCAGAAGCTGAAGCAATCATGAAAGAAGTGAATGTTGCTTATGATGTGTTGTCCGATCCAAACAAGAAAGCACAGTATGATCAATTCGGATCTTCTGGACCTAATTATGGTGGATACCAACAAAGGCCAGGTGGAAATGGACAACAGTACACCGGAGGTTATTCAAGTTTTGAAGACCTTTTTGCAGAAATGTTGCGCCAACAACAAGCGCGTCAATACCAACAAACCCAATATCGTCGGACAACAAATCAACGGCCTACGACTTTGGGTGGACTAATATTTAGAATGTTGTATGCAATGTTTGTATTGCAGATTATTCTGAATATACTTTCGTTTTTCTTTAGATTAATATAG
- a CDS encoding helix-turn-helix domain-containing protein, translated as MKFTQLKEIFPEAKLLDNPSERDDDLSYFSEGKWITLPKASLSSREIKLLNSLYHQINQTSQWFDFLILGNNTLNESSQTYSIIQFNVDAINDTQLWLDVLSEYFGSIEDAFFVTPTYGLLVYKGTLTLDLDQFEAMMGPLDEDFETKASFYIGFSHQLDQHFVELFKAEQALFLKYQAHSPISNFLKIYLPALIKPVLDDYPVSKELKQIITTQDMSLLIKTLWDHKGNISSSAQSLFLHRNTLLYRIDRFYEITGINLKNLDDLLLCYLLIM; from the coding sequence ATGAAATTTACGCAACTCAAAGAAATATTTCCTGAAGCCAAACTTCTCGACAATCCCTCAGAGCGTGACGATGATTTATCGTACTTTAGCGAAGGAAAATGGATTACACTTCCAAAAGCATCATTATCTTCACGAGAAATCAAACTCTTAAATTCTCTGTATCATCAAATTAACCAGACATCTCAGTGGTTCGACTTTTTGATCTTAGGGAACAATACACTGAATGAATCGTCACAAACTTACTCAATTATTCAATTCAACGTTGATGCAATCAATGATACGCAATTATGGCTTGATGTGCTATCTGAATACTTTGGAAGCATTGAAGATGCCTTCTTTGTGACACCAACATATGGTCTGCTTGTCTATAAAGGAACCTTAACGCTGGACCTTGATCAATTCGAAGCAATGATGGGACCCTTGGACGAAGACTTTGAAACCAAAGCTTCCTTTTATATCGGTTTTTCACATCAGTTGGATCAACACTTTGTTGAACTCTTTAAAGCAGAACAAGCATTATTTTTAAAATACCAAGCGCATAGTCCAATCAGTAATTTCTTAAAAATCTACCTGCCTGCGCTGATTAAACCCGTACTGGATGATTATCCAGTATCCAAAGAACTCAAACAGATTATCACGACACAAGATATGTCACTGCTCATTAAGACCTTGTGGGACCACAAAGGAAATATTTCCTCAAGTGCTCAGAGTTTATTTCTCCATCGGAATACACTTTTATATCGCATTGATCGATTCTATGAGATCACCGGTATTAATCTTAAGAACCTTGACGACTTGTTGTTGTGTTATCTACTTATAATGTAA
- a CDS encoding GntR family transcriptional regulator codes for MTFKSNSIAIYQQIMDMFVLRIASGALSPGERIDSIRDLATQFKVNPNTVQKALNELERDGLLETDRTKGKFVTDDIEKIAQLKHKITLETVEEFVAKVRALKLDQDEVIEIYNRVREGKTDG; via the coding sequence ATGACGTTTAAGAGTAACTCAATTGCGATTTATCAGCAAATCATGGATATGTTTGTTTTGCGAATCGCTTCAGGGGCATTAAGTCCTGGCGAACGCATCGATTCAATCCGAGATCTTGCAACGCAATTTAAAGTGAATCCAAACACTGTTCAAAAAGCACTTAATGAACTAGAACGGGATGGATTATTGGAAACGGATCGAACTAAGGGGAAGTTTGTGACCGATGATATTGAGAAGATAGCGCAATTGAAACATAAGATTACGCTTGAAACAGTGGAAGAATTTGTAGCGAAAGTTAGAGCGTTGAAGCTAGATCAAGATGAAGTAATCGAGATTTATAATCGTGTCAGAGAGGGAAAGACAGATGGTTGA
- a CDS encoding potassium channel family protein, giving the protein MVKSVAVLGLGLFGSAVARGLAEDGVSVIAVDENMDHVEGVMDAVDNAVQADFTKLDQLKETGVGSVDIGIVATGEKLEITILGIMNLKKLGVEHVIVKTKNANYKEVLLKVGASRVVLPEVEMGRRLANELASANVLEAFKLDDRYHLVEICVLDKWVGHRINELHFRKKYDFNIIAIKSQGLPTFDAQIDPTYVIQDKDLFLVLSENKNLNENLHF; this is encoded by the coding sequence ATGGTTAAATCGGTAGCGGTGTTAGGCTTGGGATTATTTGGTTCAGCGGTCGCACGTGGTCTTGCGGAAGATGGCGTCAGTGTGATTGCAGTTGATGAAAATATGGATCACGTTGAAGGTGTTATGGATGCAGTGGACAATGCAGTTCAAGCAGACTTTACAAAGCTGGATCAGTTAAAAGAAACCGGTGTGGGGAGTGTTGATATCGGGATTGTCGCGACAGGTGAGAAACTTGAAATCACAATCCTGGGCATCATGAACTTAAAAAAACTGGGTGTTGAGCACGTAATTGTGAAAACAAAGAATGCCAACTACAAAGAAGTGTTGTTAAAAGTAGGGGCATCGCGTGTTGTTTTGCCTGAAGTAGAAATGGGAAGACGCCTTGCGAATGAGCTTGCAAGTGCAAATGTACTTGAAGCCTTTAAGCTGGATGATCGGTATCATTTAGTGGAGATATGCGTGTTGGATAAGTGGGTAGGACATCGCATTAATGAACTTCACTTTAGAAAGAAATATGATTTCAATATTATTGCGATTAAATCACAAGGATTACCGACATTTGATGCTCAAATAGATCCAACCTATGTAATTCAAGATAAAGATTTATTTTTAGTTCTGTCTGAAAACAAAAATTTAAACGAGAACTTACATTTTTAG